The proteins below are encoded in one region of Juglans microcarpa x Juglans regia isolate MS1-56 chromosome 4D, Jm3101_v1.0, whole genome shotgun sequence:
- the LOC121260491 gene encoding histone-lysine N-methyltransferase EZA1-like isoform X2 — MVSKASDSAIKIRKSSGEQSSDSLGTLPYKINQLKKQIQAERIVSIKDKIVKNGRKLESHVSQAILVTSRKEDSLMENGVGKMLSSRTERPFCKFNGLAQGFGDKDHINSHEVVLSTSTKLPHVEKLPPYTTWIFLDRNQRMAEDQSVVGRRRIYYEQHGGEALVCSDSEDDTTEPEEEKHEFSEGEDRILWLAFEDHGLGEEVVNILSQFIGGTTLEMQERYDTLKEKYCEKYDLNSKDSWKFGPDRGLYLDKSLSAALDSFDNLFCRRCMLFDCRLHGCSQALIYPTEKQSYCSEHEEDRTPCSAQCYLQLRVAKDLPEVSIIDDFQRMEGTTLEERVGTPVSCNAEELGTHNSENIIQDEGCISGKITPVTSEAICSSEVAAVISVTSLTMVDDQRMGKRKVMELTDVTRPDSILVSDDFQDSGKKQKKLSALDIGIVSSEAKPTLDHTSTPKYSPTEPAEHTLNEFVSCVSASCDRFEDNVRDEIKDTREVPELNHSSNSIGRSTEGLSSSEWKPIEIELYLKGIEMFGRNSCLIARNLLSGLKTCIEVSTYMHDGGASMPNRAIVVSSSFTEDKGKADIEYTDQDMPARSRLLRRRGKTRKFKYSWKSAGLPSIWKRIADGKNQSCKQYSPCGCQSMCGKQCPCLQDGTCCEKYCGCSKSCKNRFRGCHCAKSQCRSRQCPCFAAGRECDPDVCRNCWVSCGDGSLGEPPRRGDAQCGNMRLLLRQQQRILLAKSDVAGWGAFLKNPVNKNDYLGEYTGELISHREADKRGKIYDRANSSFLFDLNDQFVLDAYRKGDKLKFANHSSNPNCYAKVMLVAGDHRVGIFAKEHIEASEELFYDYRYGPDQAPAWARKPEGSKREDSSVSQGRAKKHQSH, encoded by the exons ATGGTGTCCAAAGCAAGCGACTCTGCCATCAAAATCAGA AAATCAAGCGGAGAACAGTCAAGTGATTCTCTTGGAACCTTACCATATAAGATAAATCAGCTAAAGAAGCAAATTCAAGCAGAGAGAATTGTTTCAATCAAA GACAAAATTGTGAAGAATGGAAGGAAGCTAGAAAGTCATGTTTCTCAGGCTATATTGGTGACATCAAGAAAAGAGGATTCACTCATGGAGAATGGGGTTGGAAAAATGCTTTCTTCAAGAACTGAACGTCCTTTCTGCAAGTTTAATGGACTTGCACAAGGTTTTGGAGATAAGGACCATATTAACAGTCACGAAGTGGTATTGTCAACAAGTACCAAACTTCCACATGTCGAAAAGTTACCACCATATACAACTTGGATATTTTTGGACAG AAACCAGAGAATGGCTGAAGACCAGTCTGTGGTTGGGAGAAGGCGTATCTACTATGAGCAACATGGTGGCGAAGCACTGGTCTGTAGTGACAGTGAGGATGATACTACAGAACCTGAGGAAGAGAAGCATGAATTTTCTGAGGGTGAAGATCGTATTCTGTG GTTGGCTTTTGAGGACCATGGGCTAGGCGAGGAAGTTGTGAACATTTTGAGCCAGTTTATTGGAGGCACCACTTTGGAAATGCAG GAGCGGTATGACACACTTAAGGAGAAGTATTGTGAGAAATATGACCTGAACTCCAAAGACTCCTGGAAATTTGGACCTGACAGGGGTTTATATTTGGACAAGAGCCTTAGTGCTGCTTTAGATTCTTTCGATAACCTTTTCTGTCGTCGTTGTATG CTATTCGACTGCCGGCTACATGGCTGTTCTCAAGCTTTAATTTATCCT ACTGAAAAGCAGTCATACTGCTCTGAACACGAAGAAGACAGGACACCTTGCAGTGCTCAGTGTTATCTTCAG TTAAGAGTTGCCAAAGACTTGCCAGAAGTTTCAATTATTGATGATTTTCAGAGGATGGAAGGTACAACTTTAGAAGAAAGGGTTGGTACTCCTGTGTCCTGTAATGCTGAAGAGCTAGGTACACATAATAGTGAAAACATTATACAAGATGAAGGATGTATTTCTGGTAAAATTACACCTGTTACTTCTGAAGCTATTTGTAGTTCAGAAGTTGCTGCTGTGATTTCAGTTACTTCTCTCACGATGGTAGACGACCAAAGGATGGGGAAGCGCAAGGTCATGGAGCTCACAGACGTGACAAGACCTGACTCAATCTTGGTTTCTGATGATTTCCAGGATTCTGGTAAGAAACAGAAGAAACTATCAGCTTTGGATATAGGAATTGTAAGTAGTGAAGCGAAACCTACTCTGGATCACACTTCAACCCCCAAATACTCTCCAACAGAACCTGCTGAACATACTTTAAACGAGTTTGTTAGTTGTGTTAGTGCTTCTTGTGATAGATTTGAGGACAATGtcagagatgaaataaaagacactAGAGAAGTGCCTGAGCTGAACCACTCATCCAATTCTATAGGGCGAAGCACCGAAGGGTTAAGTAGCTCTGAGTGGAAACCGATTGAGATTGAACTGTATTTAAAGGGTATAGAGATGTTTGGAAGAAACAG CTGCCTCATAGCCAGGAACTTACTTTCTGGTTTGAAGACTTGCATAGAGGTATCCACTTACATGCATGACGGGGGAGCTTCAATGCCAAACAGAGCCATTGTTGTATCAAGCTCGTTTACTGAAGACAAGGGGAAAGCTGATATAGAATATACT GACCAAGATATGCCAGCAAGGTCACGGCTGCTACGTAGAAGAGGCAAAACACGGAAGTTTAAATATTCCTGGAAATCTGCCGGCCTCCCATCAATTTGGAAAAGAATCGCTGATGGGAAAAACCAGTCTTGCAAGCAATATAGCCCTTGTGGATGCCAGTCGATGTGTGGAAAGCAATGCCCTTGTCTACAGGATGGAACTTGCTGCGAGAAGTACTGTGG GTGCTCAAAGAGCTGCAAAAACCGATTCAGGGGATGCCATTGTGCAAAAAGTCAATGCAGAAGTAGGCAATGCCCATGCTTTGCTGCCGGACGTGAATGTGACCCAGATGTTTGCCGAAATTGCTGGGTTAG TTGTGGAGACGGTTCATTAGGTGAGCCACCCAGGCGAGGAGATGCCCAATGTGGAAACATGAGGCTGCTTCTAAGGCAACAACAGAGA ATTCTCTTGGCAAAGTCTGATGTTGCTGGATGGGGAGCCTTTTTGAAG AACCCTGTGAACAAAAATGACTATCTTGGAGAGTATACTGGCGAATTGATATCCCATAGAGAAGCAGATAAGCGGGGGAAAATCTATGATCGGGCAAATTCATCTTTCCTTTTTGACTTGAATGATCAG TTTGTTCTTGATGCTTACCGCAAAGGAGACAAGCTGAAATTTGCAAACCACTCATCAAACCCTAATTGCTATGCAAAG GTAATGCTGGTTGCAGGAGATCATCGCGTTGGCATTTTTGCCAAGGAGCATATTGAAGCTAGTGAGGAGCTCTTCTATGATTATCGATATGGACCAGACCAAGCACCCGCATGGGCTCGAAAGCCGGAGGGTTCCAAGAGGGAGGATTCATCAGTCTCCCAAGGCAGAGCAAAGAAACATCAATCTCATTAG
- the LOC121260491 gene encoding histone-lysine N-methyltransferase EZA1-like isoform X7 gives MENGVGKMLSSRTERPFCKFNGLAQGFGDKDHINSHEVVLSTSTKLPHVEKLPPYTTWIFLDRNQRMAEDQSVVGRRRIYYEQHGGEALVCSDSEDDTTEPEEEKHEFSEGEDRILWLAFEDHGLGEEVVNILSQFIGGTTLEMQERYDTLKEKYCEKYDLNSKDSWKFGPDRGLYLDKSLSAALDSFDNLFCRRCMLFDCRLHGCSQALIYPTEKQSYCSEHEEDRTPCSAQCYLQLHPSQNGSAQLELRVAKDLPEVSIIDDFQRMEGTTLEERVGTPVSCNAEELGTHNSENIIQDEGCISGKITPVTSEAICSSEVAAVISVTSLTMVDDQRMGKRKVMELTDVTRPDSILVSDDFQDSGKKQKKLSALDIGIVSSEAKPTLDHTSTPKYSPTEPAEHTLNEFVSCVSASCDRFEDNVRDEIKDTREVPELNHSSNSIGRSTEGLSSSEWKPIEIELYLKGIEMFGRNSCLIARNLLSGLKTCIEVSTYMHDGGASMPNRAIVVSSSFTEDKGKADIEYTDQDMPARSRLLRRRGKTRKFKYSWKSAGLPSIWKRIADGKNQSCKQYSPCGCQSMCGKQCPCLQDGTCCEKYCGCSKSCKNRFRGCHCAKSQCRSRQCPCFAAGRECDPDVCRNCWVSCGDGSLGEPPRRGDAQCGNMRLLLRQQQRILLAKSDVAGWGAFLKNPVNKNDYLGEYTGELISHREADKRGKIYDRANSSFLFDLNDQFVLDAYRKGDKLKFANHSSNPNCYAKVMLVAGDHRVGIFAKEHIEASEELFYDYRYGPDQAPAWARKPEGSKREDSSVSQGRAKKHQSH, from the exons ATGGAGAATGGGGTTGGAAAAATGCTTTCTTCAAGAACTGAACGTCCTTTCTGCAAGTTTAATGGACTTGCACAAGGTTTTGGAGATAAGGACCATATTAACAGTCACGAAGTGGTATTGTCAACAAGTACCAAACTTCCACATGTCGAAAAGTTACCACCATATACAACTTGGATATTTTTGGACAG AAACCAGAGAATGGCTGAAGACCAGTCTGTGGTTGGGAGAAGGCGTATCTACTATGAGCAACATGGTGGCGAAGCACTGGTCTGTAGTGACAGTGAGGATGATACTACAGAACCTGAGGAAGAGAAGCATGAATTTTCTGAGGGTGAAGATCGTATTCTGTG GTTGGCTTTTGAGGACCATGGGCTAGGCGAGGAAGTTGTGAACATTTTGAGCCAGTTTATTGGAGGCACCACTTTGGAAATGCAG GAGCGGTATGACACACTTAAGGAGAAGTATTGTGAGAAATATGACCTGAACTCCAAAGACTCCTGGAAATTTGGACCTGACAGGGGTTTATATTTGGACAAGAGCCTTAGTGCTGCTTTAGATTCTTTCGATAACCTTTTCTGTCGTCGTTGTATG CTATTCGACTGCCGGCTACATGGCTGTTCTCAAGCTTTAATTTATCCT ACTGAAAAGCAGTCATACTGCTCTGAACACGAAGAAGACAGGACACCTTGCAGTGCTCAGTGTTATCTTCAG CTCCATCCCTCTCAAAATGGTTCTGCTCAGTTAGAG TTAAGAGTTGCCAAAGACTTGCCAGAAGTTTCAATTATTGATGATTTTCAGAGGATGGAAGGTACAACTTTAGAAGAAAGGGTTGGTACTCCTGTGTCCTGTAATGCTGAAGAGCTAGGTACACATAATAGTGAAAACATTATACAAGATGAAGGATGTATTTCTGGTAAAATTACACCTGTTACTTCTGAAGCTATTTGTAGTTCAGAAGTTGCTGCTGTGATTTCAGTTACTTCTCTCACGATGGTAGACGACCAAAGGATGGGGAAGCGCAAGGTCATGGAGCTCACAGACGTGACAAGACCTGACTCAATCTTGGTTTCTGATGATTTCCAGGATTCTGGTAAGAAACAGAAGAAACTATCAGCTTTGGATATAGGAATTGTAAGTAGTGAAGCGAAACCTACTCTGGATCACACTTCAACCCCCAAATACTCTCCAACAGAACCTGCTGAACATACTTTAAACGAGTTTGTTAGTTGTGTTAGTGCTTCTTGTGATAGATTTGAGGACAATGtcagagatgaaataaaagacactAGAGAAGTGCCTGAGCTGAACCACTCATCCAATTCTATAGGGCGAAGCACCGAAGGGTTAAGTAGCTCTGAGTGGAAACCGATTGAGATTGAACTGTATTTAAAGGGTATAGAGATGTTTGGAAGAAACAG CTGCCTCATAGCCAGGAACTTACTTTCTGGTTTGAAGACTTGCATAGAGGTATCCACTTACATGCATGACGGGGGAGCTTCAATGCCAAACAGAGCCATTGTTGTATCAAGCTCGTTTACTGAAGACAAGGGGAAAGCTGATATAGAATATACT GACCAAGATATGCCAGCAAGGTCACGGCTGCTACGTAGAAGAGGCAAAACACGGAAGTTTAAATATTCCTGGAAATCTGCCGGCCTCCCATCAATTTGGAAAAGAATCGCTGATGGGAAAAACCAGTCTTGCAAGCAATATAGCCCTTGTGGATGCCAGTCGATGTGTGGAAAGCAATGCCCTTGTCTACAGGATGGAACTTGCTGCGAGAAGTACTGTGG GTGCTCAAAGAGCTGCAAAAACCGATTCAGGGGATGCCATTGTGCAAAAAGTCAATGCAGAAGTAGGCAATGCCCATGCTTTGCTGCCGGACGTGAATGTGACCCAGATGTTTGCCGAAATTGCTGGGTTAG TTGTGGAGACGGTTCATTAGGTGAGCCACCCAGGCGAGGAGATGCCCAATGTGGAAACATGAGGCTGCTTCTAAGGCAACAACAGAGA ATTCTCTTGGCAAAGTCTGATGTTGCTGGATGGGGAGCCTTTTTGAAG AACCCTGTGAACAAAAATGACTATCTTGGAGAGTATACTGGCGAATTGATATCCCATAGAGAAGCAGATAAGCGGGGGAAAATCTATGATCGGGCAAATTCATCTTTCCTTTTTGACTTGAATGATCAG TTTGTTCTTGATGCTTACCGCAAAGGAGACAAGCTGAAATTTGCAAACCACTCATCAAACCCTAATTGCTATGCAAAG GTAATGCTGGTTGCAGGAGATCATCGCGTTGGCATTTTTGCCAAGGAGCATATTGAAGCTAGTGAGGAGCTCTTCTATGATTATCGATATGGACCAGACCAAGCACCCGCATGGGCTCGAAAGCCGGAGGGTTCCAAGAGGGAGGATTCATCAGTCTCCCAAGGCAGAGCAAAGAAACATCAATCTCATTAG
- the LOC121260491 gene encoding histone-lysine N-methyltransferase EZA1-like isoform X4 yields MVSKASDSAIKIRKSSGEQSSDSLGTLPYKINQLKKQIQAERIVSIKDKIVKNGRKLESHVSQAILVTSRKEDSLMENGVGKMLSSRTERPFCKFNGLAQGFGDKDHINSHEVVLSTSTKLPHVEKLPPYTTWIFLDRNQRMAEDQSVVGRRRIYYEQHGGEALVCSDSEDDTTEPEEEKHEFSEGEDRILWLAFEDHGLGEEVVNILSQFIGGTTLEMQERYDTLKEKYCEKYDLNSKDSWKFGPDRGLYLDKSLSAALDSFDNLFCRRCMLFDCRLHGCSQALIYPTEKQSYCSEHEEDRTPCSAQCYLQLRVAKDLPEVSIIDDFQRMEGTTLEERVGTPVSCNAEELVTSLTMVDDQRMGKRKVMELTDVTRPDSILVSDDFQDSGKKQKKLSALDIGIVSSEAKPTLDHTSTPKYSPTEPAEHTLNEFVSCVSASCDRFEDNVRDEIKDTREVPELNHSSNSIGRSTEGLSSSEWKPIEIELYLKGIEMFGRNSCLIARNLLSGLKTCIEVSTYMHDGGASMPNRAIVVSSSFTEDKGKADIEYTDQDMPARSRLLRRRGKTRKFKYSWKSAGLPSIWKRIADGKNQSCKQYSPCGCQSMCGKQCPCLQDGTCCEKYCGCSKSCKNRFRGCHCAKSQCRSRQCPCFAAGRECDPDVCRNCWVSCGDGSLGEPPRRGDAQCGNMRLLLRQQQRILLAKSDVAGWGAFLKNPVNKNDYLGEYTGELISHREADKRGKIYDRANSSFLFDLNDQFVLDAYRKGDKLKFANHSSNPNCYAKVMLVAGDHRVGIFAKEHIEASEELFYDYRYGPDQAPAWARKPEGSKREDSSVSQGRAKKHQSH; encoded by the exons ATGGTGTCCAAAGCAAGCGACTCTGCCATCAAAATCAGA AAATCAAGCGGAGAACAGTCAAGTGATTCTCTTGGAACCTTACCATATAAGATAAATCAGCTAAAGAAGCAAATTCAAGCAGAGAGAATTGTTTCAATCAAA GACAAAATTGTGAAGAATGGAAGGAAGCTAGAAAGTCATGTTTCTCAGGCTATATTGGTGACATCAAGAAAAGAGGATTCACTCATGGAGAATGGGGTTGGAAAAATGCTTTCTTCAAGAACTGAACGTCCTTTCTGCAAGTTTAATGGACTTGCACAAGGTTTTGGAGATAAGGACCATATTAACAGTCACGAAGTGGTATTGTCAACAAGTACCAAACTTCCACATGTCGAAAAGTTACCACCATATACAACTTGGATATTTTTGGACAG AAACCAGAGAATGGCTGAAGACCAGTCTGTGGTTGGGAGAAGGCGTATCTACTATGAGCAACATGGTGGCGAAGCACTGGTCTGTAGTGACAGTGAGGATGATACTACAGAACCTGAGGAAGAGAAGCATGAATTTTCTGAGGGTGAAGATCGTATTCTGTG GTTGGCTTTTGAGGACCATGGGCTAGGCGAGGAAGTTGTGAACATTTTGAGCCAGTTTATTGGAGGCACCACTTTGGAAATGCAG GAGCGGTATGACACACTTAAGGAGAAGTATTGTGAGAAATATGACCTGAACTCCAAAGACTCCTGGAAATTTGGACCTGACAGGGGTTTATATTTGGACAAGAGCCTTAGTGCTGCTTTAGATTCTTTCGATAACCTTTTCTGTCGTCGTTGTATG CTATTCGACTGCCGGCTACATGGCTGTTCTCAAGCTTTAATTTATCCT ACTGAAAAGCAGTCATACTGCTCTGAACACGAAGAAGACAGGACACCTTGCAGTGCTCAGTGTTATCTTCAG TTAAGAGTTGCCAAAGACTTGCCAGAAGTTTCAATTATTGATGATTTTCAGAGGATGGAAGGTACAACTTTAGAAGAAAGGGTTGGTACTCCTGTGTCCTGTAATGCTGAAGAGCTAG TTACTTCTCTCACGATGGTAGACGACCAAAGGATGGGGAAGCGCAAGGTCATGGAGCTCACAGACGTGACAAGACCTGACTCAATCTTGGTTTCTGATGATTTCCAGGATTCTGGTAAGAAACAGAAGAAACTATCAGCTTTGGATATAGGAATTGTAAGTAGTGAAGCGAAACCTACTCTGGATCACACTTCAACCCCCAAATACTCTCCAACAGAACCTGCTGAACATACTTTAAACGAGTTTGTTAGTTGTGTTAGTGCTTCTTGTGATAGATTTGAGGACAATGtcagagatgaaataaaagacactAGAGAAGTGCCTGAGCTGAACCACTCATCCAATTCTATAGGGCGAAGCACCGAAGGGTTAAGTAGCTCTGAGTGGAAACCGATTGAGATTGAACTGTATTTAAAGGGTATAGAGATGTTTGGAAGAAACAG CTGCCTCATAGCCAGGAACTTACTTTCTGGTTTGAAGACTTGCATAGAGGTATCCACTTACATGCATGACGGGGGAGCTTCAATGCCAAACAGAGCCATTGTTGTATCAAGCTCGTTTACTGAAGACAAGGGGAAAGCTGATATAGAATATACT GACCAAGATATGCCAGCAAGGTCACGGCTGCTACGTAGAAGAGGCAAAACACGGAAGTTTAAATATTCCTGGAAATCTGCCGGCCTCCCATCAATTTGGAAAAGAATCGCTGATGGGAAAAACCAGTCTTGCAAGCAATATAGCCCTTGTGGATGCCAGTCGATGTGTGGAAAGCAATGCCCTTGTCTACAGGATGGAACTTGCTGCGAGAAGTACTGTGG GTGCTCAAAGAGCTGCAAAAACCGATTCAGGGGATGCCATTGTGCAAAAAGTCAATGCAGAAGTAGGCAATGCCCATGCTTTGCTGCCGGACGTGAATGTGACCCAGATGTTTGCCGAAATTGCTGGGTTAG TTGTGGAGACGGTTCATTAGGTGAGCCACCCAGGCGAGGAGATGCCCAATGTGGAAACATGAGGCTGCTTCTAAGGCAACAACAGAGA ATTCTCTTGGCAAAGTCTGATGTTGCTGGATGGGGAGCCTTTTTGAAG AACCCTGTGAACAAAAATGACTATCTTGGAGAGTATACTGGCGAATTGATATCCCATAGAGAAGCAGATAAGCGGGGGAAAATCTATGATCGGGCAAATTCATCTTTCCTTTTTGACTTGAATGATCAG TTTGTTCTTGATGCTTACCGCAAAGGAGACAAGCTGAAATTTGCAAACCACTCATCAAACCCTAATTGCTATGCAAAG GTAATGCTGGTTGCAGGAGATCATCGCGTTGGCATTTTTGCCAAGGAGCATATTGAAGCTAGTGAGGAGCTCTTCTATGATTATCGATATGGACCAGACCAAGCACCCGCATGGGCTCGAAAGCCGGAGGGTTCCAAGAGGGAGGATTCATCAGTCTCCCAAGGCAGAGCAAAGAAACATCAATCTCATTAG
- the LOC121260491 gene encoding histone-lysine N-methyltransferase EZA1-like isoform X12, with translation MVSKASDSAIKIRKSSGEQSSDSLGTLPYKINQLKKQIQAERIVSIKDKIVKNGRKLESHVSQAILVTSRKEDSLMENGVGKMLSSRTERPFCKFNGLAQGFGDKDHINSHEVVLSTSTKLPHVEKLPPYTTWIFLDRNQRMAEDQSVVGRRRIYYEQHGGEALVCSDSEDDTTEPEEEKHEFSEGEDRILWLAFEDHGLGEEVVNILSQFIGGTTLEMQERYDTLKEKYCEKYDLNSKDSWKFGPDRGLYLDKSLSAALDSFDNLFCRRCMLFDCRLHGCSQALIYPTEKQSYCSEHEEDRTPCSAQCYLQLHPSQNGSAQLELRVAKDLPEVSIIDDFQRMEGTTLEERVGTPVSCNAEELVTSLTMVDDQRMGKRKVMELTDVTRPDSILVSDDFQDSGLMICSCLIARNLLSGLKTCIEVSTYMHDGGASMPNRAIVVSSSFTEDKGKADIEYTDQDMPARSRLLRRRGKTRKFKYSWKSAGLPSIWKRIADGKNQSCKQYSPCGCQSMCGKQCPCLQDGTCCEKYCGCSKSCKNRFRGCHCAKSQCRSRQCPCFAAGRECDPDVCRNCWVSCGDGSLGEPPRRGDAQCGNMRLLLRQQQRILLAKSDVAGWGAFLKNPVNKNDYLGEYTGELISHREADKRGKIYDRANSSFLFDLNDQFVLDAYRKGDKLKFANHSSNPNCYAKVMLVAGDHRVGIFAKEHIEASEELFYDYRYGPDQAPAWARKPEGSKREDSSVSQGRAKKHQSH, from the exons ATGGTGTCCAAAGCAAGCGACTCTGCCATCAAAATCAGA AAATCAAGCGGAGAACAGTCAAGTGATTCTCTTGGAACCTTACCATATAAGATAAATCAGCTAAAGAAGCAAATTCAAGCAGAGAGAATTGTTTCAATCAAA GACAAAATTGTGAAGAATGGAAGGAAGCTAGAAAGTCATGTTTCTCAGGCTATATTGGTGACATCAAGAAAAGAGGATTCACTCATGGAGAATGGGGTTGGAAAAATGCTTTCTTCAAGAACTGAACGTCCTTTCTGCAAGTTTAATGGACTTGCACAAGGTTTTGGAGATAAGGACCATATTAACAGTCACGAAGTGGTATTGTCAACAAGTACCAAACTTCCACATGTCGAAAAGTTACCACCATATACAACTTGGATATTTTTGGACAG AAACCAGAGAATGGCTGAAGACCAGTCTGTGGTTGGGAGAAGGCGTATCTACTATGAGCAACATGGTGGCGAAGCACTGGTCTGTAGTGACAGTGAGGATGATACTACAGAACCTGAGGAAGAGAAGCATGAATTTTCTGAGGGTGAAGATCGTATTCTGTG GTTGGCTTTTGAGGACCATGGGCTAGGCGAGGAAGTTGTGAACATTTTGAGCCAGTTTATTGGAGGCACCACTTTGGAAATGCAG GAGCGGTATGACACACTTAAGGAGAAGTATTGTGAGAAATATGACCTGAACTCCAAAGACTCCTGGAAATTTGGACCTGACAGGGGTTTATATTTGGACAAGAGCCTTAGTGCTGCTTTAGATTCTTTCGATAACCTTTTCTGTCGTCGTTGTATG CTATTCGACTGCCGGCTACATGGCTGTTCTCAAGCTTTAATTTATCCT ACTGAAAAGCAGTCATACTGCTCTGAACACGAAGAAGACAGGACACCTTGCAGTGCTCAGTGTTATCTTCAG CTCCATCCCTCTCAAAATGGTTCTGCTCAGTTAGAG TTAAGAGTTGCCAAAGACTTGCCAGAAGTTTCAATTATTGATGATTTTCAGAGGATGGAAGGTACAACTTTAGAAGAAAGGGTTGGTACTCCTGTGTCCTGTAATGCTGAAGAGCTAG TTACTTCTCTCACGATGGTAGACGACCAAAGGATGGGGAAGCGCAAGGTCATGGAGCTCACAGACGTGACAAGACCTGACTCAATCTTGGTTTCTGATGATTTCCAGGATTCTG GACTCATGATTTGCAGCTGCCTCATAGCCAGGAACTTACTTTCTGGTTTGAAGACTTGCATAGAGGTATCCACTTACATGCATGACGGGGGAGCTTCAATGCCAAACAGAGCCATTGTTGTATCAAGCTCGTTTACTGAAGACAAGGGGAAAGCTGATATAGAATATACT GACCAAGATATGCCAGCAAGGTCACGGCTGCTACGTAGAAGAGGCAAAACACGGAAGTTTAAATATTCCTGGAAATCTGCCGGCCTCCCATCAATTTGGAAAAGAATCGCTGATGGGAAAAACCAGTCTTGCAAGCAATATAGCCCTTGTGGATGCCAGTCGATGTGTGGAAAGCAATGCCCTTGTCTACAGGATGGAACTTGCTGCGAGAAGTACTGTGG GTGCTCAAAGAGCTGCAAAAACCGATTCAGGGGATGCCATTGTGCAAAAAGTCAATGCAGAAGTAGGCAATGCCCATGCTTTGCTGCCGGACGTGAATGTGACCCAGATGTTTGCCGAAATTGCTGGGTTAG TTGTGGAGACGGTTCATTAGGTGAGCCACCCAGGCGAGGAGATGCCCAATGTGGAAACATGAGGCTGCTTCTAAGGCAACAACAGAGA ATTCTCTTGGCAAAGTCTGATGTTGCTGGATGGGGAGCCTTTTTGAAG AACCCTGTGAACAAAAATGACTATCTTGGAGAGTATACTGGCGAATTGATATCCCATAGAGAAGCAGATAAGCGGGGGAAAATCTATGATCGGGCAAATTCATCTTTCCTTTTTGACTTGAATGATCAG TTTGTTCTTGATGCTTACCGCAAAGGAGACAAGCTGAAATTTGCAAACCACTCATCAAACCCTAATTGCTATGCAAAG GTAATGCTGGTTGCAGGAGATCATCGCGTTGGCATTTTTGCCAAGGAGCATATTGAAGCTAGTGAGGAGCTCTTCTATGATTATCGATATGGACCAGACCAAGCACCCGCATGGGCTCGAAAGCCGGAGGGTTCCAAGAGGGAGGATTCATCAGTCTCCCAAGGCAGAGCAAAGAAACATCAATCTCATTAG